From Acidipropionibacterium acidipropionici, one genomic window encodes:
- a CDS encoding dipeptidase yields the protein MPVIPVIDGHNDLAWASRSSRGYRVDGLDGPQAGLHTDIPRLRAGGVAGQFWSVWVDPVLRGAEQVTATLEQIDFVHRMAEAHPGELGLARTAEQVRRAMTEGRIASLIGVEGGAQIDDSGAVLRAYARAGARYMTLTWSVTTDWADSATDEPRNGGLSAFGRDVVAEMNRIGMVVDLAHVAPSTMRDALAVSTSPVMVSHSAALALCDHPRNVPDDVIAAIGAAGGVVMVAFVPSFVSQARHDWVEAGEVGEPPAVGIGDVADHMDHIREVAGVAAVGIGADYDGTDSMPIGLDDVSHYQDLLAELARRGWSQADLEAAAHRNVLRVLEANDDPYRAFLQGRAGQPDPHTIVAAAQARATRAS from the coding sequence ATGCCCGTGATCCCGGTCATCGACGGCCACAACGATCTGGCTTGGGCCAGCCGGTCCTCCCGCGGCTACCGCGTCGACGGACTCGACGGGCCGCAGGCCGGGCTGCACACCGACATCCCCCGGCTGCGCGCCGGCGGGGTGGCCGGCCAGTTCTGGTCGGTGTGGGTGGATCCGGTCCTGCGCGGCGCCGAGCAGGTGACCGCCACCCTGGAGCAGATCGACTTCGTGCACCGGATGGCCGAGGCACACCCCGGCGAGCTGGGTCTGGCGCGCACCGCCGAGCAGGTGCGCCGGGCGATGACCGAGGGCCGGATCGCCTCCCTCATCGGCGTCGAGGGAGGCGCCCAGATCGACGACTCTGGGGCGGTGCTGCGGGCCTACGCCAGGGCCGGGGCCCGCTACATGACGCTCACCTGGTCGGTGACCACCGACTGGGCCGACTCGGCCACCGACGAGCCCCGCAACGGCGGGCTGAGCGCCTTCGGCCGCGACGTCGTCGCCGAGATGAACCGCATCGGGATGGTGGTCGATCTGGCCCACGTCGCCCCCTCCACGATGCGCGACGCCCTGGCGGTGAGCACCTCGCCGGTGATGGTCTCCCACTCAGCCGCCCTGGCGCTGTGCGACCATCCGCGCAATGTGCCCGACGACGTCATCGCCGCGATCGGCGCCGCCGGCGGGGTGGTGATGGTGGCCTTCGTGCCCTCATTCGTCTCCCAGGCCCGCCACGACTGGGTGGAGGCCGGGGAGGTCGGGGAGCCGCCGGCCGTCGGGATCGGCGACGTCGCCGACCACATGGACCACATCCGCGAGGTGGCCGGGGTCGCCGCGGTGGGGATCGGCGCCGACTACGACGGCACCGACTCCATGCCGATCGGCCTGGACGACGTCTCCCACTACCAGGATCTTCTCGCCGAACTGGCCCGGCGGGGATGGTCGCAGGCCGATCTGGAGGCCGCGGCGCACCGCAACGTGCTGCGCGTCCTGGAGGCCAACGACGATCCCTACCGCGCCTTCCTCCAGGGACGAGCCGGCCAGCCGGACCCTCACACCATCGTTGCCGCAGCACAGGCCCGGGCCACCCGGGCCTCCTGA
- a CDS encoding aminotransferase class IV, with protein MKPLTLHLIDLSVPGGSITRHEPDETLVRVDDLGITRGDGIFEVAAVLHGTPLALEAHLARFARSARMLDLPEPDLDLWRRAVGAAAADMADQPGLTAVKFIMTRGIEGAASAPTGWALGFLADDPAPAQAEGLDVVLLDRGYRHDVADTSPWLLAGAKTLAYAINKAALREAERRGADDVIFISSDGYVLEGPSSTLIARIDGTYITPPVSLGILPGTTQGDVFADLERQGVPTRVDTLSVNDLETAGAMWLCSSTRGAAPIRTLDGRRITVDHRATELINTGLDARRQ; from the coding sequence ATGAAACCCCTCACCCTTCACCTGATCGACCTGTCGGTCCCCGGTGGTTCGATCACCCGTCACGAACCCGACGAGACCCTCGTGCGGGTCGACGACCTCGGTATCACCCGGGGAGACGGCATCTTCGAGGTCGCAGCCGTGCTGCACGGCACCCCGCTGGCCCTGGAGGCGCACCTGGCCAGATTCGCCCGGTCGGCGCGGATGCTCGATCTGCCCGAACCCGATCTGGACCTGTGGCGCCGGGCCGTGGGGGCCGCGGCCGCCGACATGGCCGATCAGCCGGGTCTGACCGCGGTGAAGTTCATCATGACCCGCGGCATCGAGGGGGCCGCCTCGGCCCCCACCGGCTGGGCGCTGGGATTCCTGGCCGACGATCCGGCCCCGGCTCAGGCCGAGGGGCTCGACGTCGTGCTGCTGGACCGCGGCTACCGCCACGACGTCGCCGACACCTCCCCCTGGCTCCTTGCGGGCGCCAAGACCCTCGCCTACGCCATCAACAAGGCGGCGCTGCGCGAGGCCGAGCGCCGAGGGGCCGACGACGTCATCTTCATCAGCTCCGACGGCTACGTGCTGGAGGGCCCCAGCTCGACTCTGATCGCCCGCATCGACGGCACCTACATCACCCCGCCCGTCAGCCTGGGCATCCTGCCGGGCACCACCCAGGGCGACGTCTTCGCCGACTTGGAGCGCCAGGGGGTGCCGACCCGGGTGGACACCCTGTCGGTCAACGACCTGGAGACCGCGGGCGCCATGTGGCTGTGCTCCAGCACCCGGGGGGCCGCCCCGATCCGCACCCTCGACGGGCGCAGGATCACCGTCGACCACCGGGCCACCGAACTCATCAACACCGGCCTGGACGCCCGGAGACAGTGA
- a CDS encoding ABC transporter substrate-binding protein yields MRTRSRSFRCLSASLVAGALLAAGSMGGAGVARASGNNDVADSSASASAAKGNVLRIATSGFVDSFNPFTSIYLLPTNALRYMYENLVANDQKDGSPTKGLADSWKATDGGKTWTFTMQDGLKWSDGQPITSADVEYTYNQMLKNPDLGEANGNLVTNFASVEAPDAKTVVIHMKAPQAPNPGVEIPIVPKHVWEKVKDPAKFSNDSHTVVSGPLQLESYKANQQINFKTNPNYWRGAPKYDGIQYIYYTNSDAQVQALRSGAVDFVTGLSSTQFNALKGAKGITTHSGVGRRYNSLSLNVGMETRDNKAYGTGSAALKDVKVRQALRQSIDTKTLVAKVLSGQGTVATSFIPASFPKWSLPADDSVIVKYDPEAAKKTLDADGWKAGADGIRVKDGKKLSLRLMTDSGEPNEQNAAEYIKPWLKNVGIDLKVESTDADTVSAKAIKGDYDMYFSGWSVGPDPDYQLGINTCSNRAQRTDGTGGTSQDGYCSAAYDKLYAQQRSELDETKRRAIVKQMLELNYTDTPQIATWYANSLEAYRSDRFTGFKLQPASNGIIANQSGYWGYLDLAPVSGSDNDSSSHTGLIVGGIVVAVIVVAGVVYLVLRRRRADETE; encoded by the coding sequence ATGCGAACCAGATCCCGTTCCTTCCGCTGTCTGTCGGCCTCCCTGGTCGCCGGCGCACTGCTGGCGGCCGGCTCGATGGGTGGGGCGGGGGTGGCACGGGCATCCGGCAACAATGACGTCGCCGATTCCTCGGCCTCCGCGTCGGCGGCCAAGGGCAACGTGCTGCGCATCGCCACCTCCGGATTCGTCGACTCCTTCAACCCCTTCACGTCGATCTACCTGCTGCCCACCAATGCGCTGCGCTACATGTACGAGAACCTGGTGGCCAACGACCAGAAGGACGGCTCACCGACCAAGGGTCTGGCGGACTCATGGAAGGCCACCGACGGCGGCAAGACGTGGACCTTCACCATGCAGGACGGCCTCAAGTGGTCCGACGGGCAGCCGATCACCTCCGCCGACGTCGAGTACACCTACAACCAGATGCTCAAGAATCCGGATCTGGGCGAGGCCAACGGGAACCTGGTGACCAACTTCGCCTCCGTCGAGGCCCCCGATGCCAAGACCGTCGTCATCCACATGAAGGCCCCCCAGGCCCCGAACCCCGGCGTTGAGATCCCGATCGTGCCCAAGCACGTGTGGGAGAAGGTCAAGGACCCGGCCAAGTTCTCCAACGACTCCCACACCGTCGTCTCCGGCCCGCTGCAGCTGGAGAGCTACAAGGCCAACCAGCAGATCAACTTCAAGACCAACCCCAACTACTGGCGGGGCGCTCCCAAGTACGACGGAATCCAGTACATCTACTACACGAACTCCGACGCCCAGGTGCAGGCCCTGCGCTCCGGCGCCGTCGACTTCGTCACCGGCCTGTCGTCCACCCAGTTCAATGCGCTGAAGGGGGCCAAGGGCATCACCACCCACTCGGGTGTCGGACGCCGCTACAACTCCCTGAGCCTCAACGTCGGCATGGAGACCCGCGACAACAAGGCCTACGGCACCGGGTCGGCAGCCCTCAAGGATGTCAAGGTGCGCCAGGCCCTGCGCCAGTCCATCGACACCAAGACCCTCGTCGCGAAGGTGCTGTCCGGGCAGGGCACCGTCGCCACCAGCTTCATCCCCGCCTCCTTCCCGAAGTGGTCGCTGCCGGCCGACGACTCGGTGATCGTCAAGTACGACCCCGAGGCCGCGAAGAAGACCCTCGACGCCGACGGCTGGAAGGCCGGGGCCGACGGGATCCGCGTCAAGGACGGTAAGAAGCTCAGCCTGCGGCTCATGACCGACTCGGGCGAGCCCAATGAGCAGAACGCCGCCGAGTACATCAAGCCCTGGCTCAAGAACGTCGGCATCGACCTGAAGGTCGAGTCCACCGACGCCGACACGGTCTCCGCGAAGGCGATCAAGGGCGACTACGACATGTACTTCTCCGGCTGGTCGGTGGGCCCCGATCCCGACTACCAGCTCGGTATCAACACCTGCTCCAACCGTGCCCAGCGCACCGACGGCACGGGCGGCACGTCTCAGGACGGCTACTGCTCGGCCGCCTACGACAAGCTCTACGCCCAGCAGCGCTCCGAGCTCGACGAGACCAAGCGCCGGGCCATCGTCAAGCAGATGCTGGAGCTCAACTACACCGACACCCCGCAGATCGCGACCTGGTACGCCAACTCCCTGGAGGCCTACCGCTCCGACCGGTTCACCGGGTTCAAGCTCCAGCCGGCCTCCAACGGCATCATCGCCAACCAGTCGGGGTACTGGGGATACCTGGACCTCGCCCCGGTCAGCGGCTCCGACAACGACTCCAGCTCCCACACCGGTCTGATCGTCGGCGGAATCGTCGTGGCGGTGATCGTCGTGGCCGGCGTCGTGTACCTGGTGCTGCGCCGCCGCAGGGCCGACGAGACGGAGTGA
- a CDS encoding ABC transporter permease, protein MTNAVPATASAIEEVDEPERGVPATRFLLSKVGGALISLVLVIILGFFLFKLMPGDPVASMAKERPMTAAQMDQLREQLGLNKPMIEQFWDYLVNVFTLNFGTSYVYEQSVASLIGQYFWNTILLTGTSAVIAIALGLWLGQRSAWKRGTWFDRITSGTSLVFWSVPTFWLGLILLMIFGGTLQWFPTGGMMSPDPPDGFFPKALDVASHMVLPVITMVAVVYAQYVMVMRASLIEEMSADYLTTARAKGLMEDKVRSRHAVPNALLPTVTLVFMHLGGLIAGAVTVETVFSWPGLGKLTYEAIRGPDLPLLQGTFVVFSAIIILMNLLADLVYRQLDPRVRTS, encoded by the coding sequence ATGACCAACGCCGTGCCCGCCACGGCCTCCGCCATCGAGGAGGTGGACGAGCCGGAACGCGGGGTCCCCGCCACCCGGTTCCTCCTCTCCAAGGTGGGCGGGGCCCTCATCTCCCTGGTCCTGGTGATCATCCTCGGGTTCTTCCTGTTCAAGCTGATGCCGGGCGACCCGGTGGCGTCGATGGCCAAGGAGCGCCCGATGACCGCGGCCCAGATGGACCAGCTGCGCGAGCAGCTGGGCCTCAACAAGCCGATGATCGAGCAGTTCTGGGACTACCTGGTCAACGTCTTCACGTTGAACTTCGGAACCTCATACGTCTACGAGCAGTCGGTGGCCAGCCTCATCGGGCAGTACTTCTGGAACACCATCCTGCTCACCGGCACCTCGGCGGTCATCGCGATCGCCCTCGGCCTGTGGCTCGGGCAGAGGTCGGCGTGGAAGCGCGGCACCTGGTTCGACCGGATCACCTCGGGCACCTCCCTGGTGTTCTGGTCGGTGCCGACCTTCTGGCTCGGCCTCATCCTGCTCATGATCTTCGGGGGCACCCTCCAGTGGTTCCCGACCGGCGGGATGATGAGCCCCGACCCGCCCGACGGCTTCTTCCCCAAGGCCCTCGACGTCGCCTCCCACATGGTGCTTCCGGTGATCACCATGGTGGCGGTGGTCTACGCCCAGTACGTCATGGTGATGCGGGCCTCCCTCATCGAGGAGATGAGCGCGGACTACCTCACCACCGCCCGCGCCAAGGGCCTCATGGAGGACAAGGTGCGCAGCCGCCATGCGGTGCCCAACGCCCTGCTGCCCACCGTCACCCTGGTGTTCATGCACCTGGGCGGGCTCATCGCGGGCGCGGTGACGGTGGAGACGGTGTTCTCCTGGCCGGGGCTCGGCAAGCTCACCTATGAGGCGATCCGCGGCCCGGACCTGCCGCTGCTGCAGGGCACCTTCGTGGTGTTCTCGGCCATCATCATTCTGATGAACCTGCTGGCCGATCTGGTCTACCGGCAGCTCGACCCGAGGGTGAGGACGTCATGA
- a CDS encoding ABC transporter permease — protein MTVTTPNEAGAAPRSARAMVWARRGAAARDFWSQFRRNPAGMTGLVVLVVIIVLAILAPVLAPQRMLDVTQLLDSPRYAPPSAEHPFGTDHQGREIWVRMLWGARVSLVVGFAATAMSMIIGTIIGIAAGHFSGWVGGLLMRIVDFFLVLPSLILAIVLAAVLARGVTTIVIAIGLTSWAGTARVVRSQTLSIESRDYVQRARVLGAGHWHIIVKHLLPAVLPLVLANTTLTVGSAIISESTLSFLGLGDTTKQSWGTILKNSMDVSAATSGYWWYVLIPGLAILLVVMAFTLVGRAVESIVNPTLRSR, from the coding sequence ATGACCGTCACCACACCGAATGAGGCGGGAGCCGCCCCTCGCTCCGCCCGGGCGATGGTCTGGGCGCGGAGGGGCGCCGCCGCCAGGGACTTCTGGTCCCAGTTCCGCCGCAATCCGGCCGGCATGACCGGCCTGGTCGTGCTCGTGGTGATCATCGTGCTGGCCATCCTGGCACCGGTGCTCGCCCCCCAGCGGATGCTCGACGTCACCCAGCTGCTCGACAGCCCGCGCTACGCCCCGCCGTCGGCCGAACACCCCTTCGGCACCGACCATCAGGGTCGCGAGATCTGGGTCCGGATGCTGTGGGGGGCCCGCGTCTCCCTGGTCGTGGGCTTCGCCGCCACCGCCATGTCGATGATCATCGGCACCATCATCGGGATCGCCGCCGGCCACTTCTCCGGCTGGGTGGGCGGCCTGCTGATGCGCATCGTCGACTTCTTCCTGGTGCTGCCCTCCCTCATCCTGGCGATCGTGCTGGCCGCCGTGCTGGCACGCGGGGTCACCACCATCGTCATCGCCATCGGCCTCACATCCTGGGCCGGCACGGCCCGCGTGGTGCGCTCCCAGACGCTGTCCATCGAGTCGCGCGACTACGTCCAGCGGGCCCGGGTGCTGGGGGCGGGGCACTGGCACATCATCGTCAAGCACCTGCTGCCCGCCGTGTTGCCACTGGTGCTGGCCAACACCACCCTGACCGTGGGATCGGCCATCATCTCGGAGTCGACGCTGTCTTTCCTGGGGCTGGGAGACACCACCAAGCAGTCCTGGGGCACCATCCTCAAGAACTCGATGGACGTCTCGGCGGCCACCAGCGGCTACTGGTGGTACGTCCTCATCCCGGGCCTGGCGATCCTGCTCGTCGTGATGGCCTTCACCCTGGTGGGCCGCGCCGTGGAGAGCATCGTCAATCCGACCCTGAGGAGCCGATGA
- a CDS encoding ATP-binding cassette domain-containing protein, with product MPDLIFDDVSITYTTSGRHDRGQVAAVRNVSLDLPAGGTLGVAGESGSGKSTLAMSVLRLLPKNATLTGSVRIGDTDVADLSFGKLRAVRWAEASIIFQGAMHSLNPVHTVGRQITEALELHVTDKWKTDKARAARVDELLAAVDMPREKASSYPHELSGGQRQRIMIAMALACEPDIIVADEPTTALDVIVQKQILDMINGLVTERGISLMMISHDLSVLATACSRIAVMKDGELVEVGPSHQICLEPREPYTRQLASAFPTIGDPASRMNPVSRRERPPRPPVAERHAMTDEALLEAKGLNVTYRTGKATVRAVRDVDLTVHAGEILALVGQSGSGKSTLARTVLGLQPADDGSTITFRGQNLPHKGRELRDFRKEVQMVLQDPSAALNPKLSVYESVAEGLRVQHYQGDERDRVARSLRAAELTPPETFMGAIPQELSGGQRQRVVIAGALAVGPQVLVADEPVASLDASVRGEILALLLSLRERLGLSALVITHDLGLAWNIADTVAVMHNGRIVEHGPTEEVLLRPQDEYTRTLLEAAPSIHDDEEVA from the coding sequence ATGCCCGATCTCATCTTCGATGACGTCTCCATCACCTACACCACCTCGGGCCGCCATGACCGCGGCCAGGTGGCGGCGGTGCGCAACGTGTCACTGGACCTGCCCGCCGGCGGCACCCTCGGGGTGGCCGGCGAGTCCGGATCCGGGAAGTCCACCCTGGCGATGAGCGTGCTGAGGCTGCTGCCGAAGAACGCGACACTCACCGGATCGGTGCGCATCGGCGACACCGACGTCGCGGACCTGTCCTTCGGCAAGCTGCGGGCGGTGCGCTGGGCCGAGGCCTCGATCATCTTCCAGGGGGCGATGCACTCGTTGAACCCCGTGCACACCGTCGGGCGACAGATCACCGAGGCCCTCGAACTGCACGTGACCGACAAGTGGAAGACCGACAAGGCCCGCGCCGCGCGGGTCGACGAGCTGCTAGCGGCCGTCGACATGCCGCGCGAGAAGGCGTCGTCCTACCCCCACGAGCTGTCGGGGGGCCAGCGCCAGCGCATCATGATCGCGATGGCCCTGGCCTGCGAGCCCGACATCATCGTGGCCGACGAGCCCACCACCGCCCTGGACGTCATCGTCCAGAAGCAGATCCTCGACATGATCAACGGGCTCGTCACCGAACGGGGCATCTCCCTCATGATGATCAGCCACGACCTGTCGGTGCTGGCCACCGCCTGCTCGCGGATCGCCGTGATGAAGGACGGGGAGCTCGTCGAGGTGGGGCCCTCCCACCAGATCTGCCTGGAGCCGCGGGAGCCCTACACCCGCCAGCTCGCCTCGGCCTTCCCCACCATCGGGGACCCGGCGTCCCGGATGAACCCGGTCTCGCGCCGTGAGCGTCCGCCCCGCCCGCCGGTCGCCGAGCGCCACGCGATGACCGACGAGGCGCTGCTGGAGGCCAAGGGACTCAACGTCACCTATCGCACCGGCAAGGCCACCGTGAGGGCGGTCCGCGACGTCGATTTGACCGTCCACGCCGGAGAGATCCTCGCCCTGGTGGGCCAGTCCGGTTCGGGGAAGTCCACCCTGGCGCGGACGGTACTCGGCCTGCAGCCCGCCGACGACGGCTCGACGATCACCTTCCGCGGGCAGAACCTGCCCCACAAGGGCAGGGAGCTGCGGGACTTCCGCAAGGAGGTCCAGATGGTGCTCCAGGACCCGTCGGCGGCCCTCAATCCGAAGCTGTCGGTCTACGAGTCGGTGGCCGAGGGGCTGCGCGTCCAGCACTACCAGGGGGACGAGCGCGACCGGGTCGCCAGGAGCCTGCGGGCCGCCGAGCTCACCCCGCCCGAGACCTTCATGGGGGCCATCCCCCAGGAGCTGTCGGGCGGCCAGCGTCAGCGAGTGGTGATCGCCGGAGCCCTGGCCGTGGGACCCCAGGTGCTGGTGGCCGACGAGCCGGTGGCCTCCCTGGACGCCTCGGTGCGCGGCGAGATCCTGGCCCTGCTGCTCTCCCTGCGGGAACGCCTGGGACTGTCGGCCCTGGTGATCACCCACGACCTGGGGCTGGCGTGGAACATCGCCGACACCGTCGCCGTGATGCACAACGGGCGGATCGTCGAGCACGGGCCCACCGAGGAGGTGCTGCTGCGCCCCCAGGACGAGTACACCCGCACCCTTCTGGAAGCCGCTCCCAGCATCCACGACGACGAGGAGGTCGCATGA
- a CDS encoding S66 peptidase family protein: MTVVAGGAGMRGAYLDNAPLAPGDVVHLVGPSSPSTPEDVERAVGYLEGYGLKVRVAPHILARHDEIEFLAGTDDQRRDDLVDAWTDPEAAAVICVRGGDGAMRLLDGIDWAAMGAAALRRDGRPKLFTGSSDATALHEALRFHLGVPSLFCPMVGNDVFRDSSLIREDVGRWLLEPWGGRRIVGPVAQTMVPGRAHGIFRGGNLSRVVGALGAPEAGVSGAPEILFLEDIGENVSHLDGFMVQLVRSGRLDGVAGIVLGSWTDCGDPGPIRTMMADHLSGLGIPVLWEQGFGHDPDALSIPLNVPGVLDVDEGSVELRVDDAGAPGGIGGI, translated from the coding sequence ATGACCGTCGTCGCGGGGGGCGCGGGGATGCGGGGGGCCTATCTGGACAACGCACCGCTGGCCCCCGGCGACGTCGTCCATCTCGTGGGGCCGTCCTCGCCCAGCACCCCCGAGGATGTCGAGCGCGCCGTCGGATACCTGGAGGGCTACGGCCTGAAGGTGCGGGTGGCGCCGCACATCCTGGCCCGCCACGACGAGATCGAGTTCCTCGCCGGCACCGACGACCAGCGGCGCGACGACCTGGTGGACGCCTGGACCGATCCCGAGGCCGCCGCGGTGATCTGCGTGCGCGGCGGGGACGGGGCGATGCGGCTTCTCGACGGAATCGACTGGGCGGCGATGGGGGCGGCCGCCCTGCGACGCGACGGGCGGCCGAAGCTGTTCACCGGCTCCAGCGACGCCACCGCGCTGCATGAGGCTCTCCGCTTCCATCTCGGGGTGCCCTCCCTGTTCTGCCCGATGGTCGGCAATGACGTGTTCCGGGACTCGTCGCTGATCCGTGAGGATGTGGGCCGATGGCTCCTGGAGCCCTGGGGAGGGCGCCGCATCGTGGGGCCGGTGGCACAGACGATGGTGCCGGGCCGGGCCCACGGGATCTTCCGGGGCGGGAATCTGTCCCGTGTCGTCGGCGCACTGGGGGCTCCGGAGGCAGGGGTCTCCGGTGCGCCGGAGATCCTCTTCCTGGAGGACATCGGGGAGAACGTCTCGCACCTGGACGGGTTCATGGTGCAGCTGGTGCGCAGCGGTCGGCTCGACGGGGTCGCCGGGATCGTGCTGGGCTCCTGGACCGACTGCGGGGATCCGGGCCCGATCCGAACCATGATGGCCGACCATCTGTCCGGGCTGGGGATTCCGGTCCTGTGGGAGCAGGGATTCGGCCACGATCCGGATGCCCTGAGCATCCCGCTCAACGTGCCCGGGGTGCTGGATGTGGACGAGGGGTCGGTGGAACTGCGGGTCGATGATGCCGGGGCGCCCGGCGGGATCGGTGGGATCTGA
- a CDS encoding Lrp/AsnC family transcriptional regulator, with translation MARGEGLDSADRRLLAALAADGRAKLSALAQTTGMSVSTVQNRVRKLEEAGVIAGYRALVDPAAVGRPISAFVEIYAEPDDEDGVPEILEGIEEVTACWSVAGEATHLVKISVADAQALDHVLSRIRAAVRTRTRITMVLRTHFERSAAATTPDQ, from the coding sequence ATGGCCAGAGGAGAGGGACTCGACTCCGCCGACCGGAGGCTGCTGGCCGCCCTGGCGGCCGACGGGAGGGCGAAGCTGTCGGCCCTGGCCCAGACCACCGGCATGTCCGTCTCCACCGTTCAGAACCGGGTGCGCAAGCTCGAGGAGGCCGGCGTCATCGCCGGGTATCGGGCTCTGGTGGATCCGGCGGCCGTGGGGCGACCGATATCGGCCTTCGTCGAGATCTACGCCGAACCCGACGATGAGGACGGGGTCCCCGAGATCCTTGAGGGGATCGAGGAGGTCACGGCCTGCTGGTCGGTGGCCGGGGAGGCCACCCATCTGGTGAAGATCTCGGTGGCCGATGCCCAGGCCCTCGACCACGTGCTGTCGCGCATCCGGGCGGCCGTGCGCACCCGCACCCGGATCACCATGGTGCTGCGCACCCATTTCGAGCGCTCGGCGGCCGCCACGACTCCCGATCAGTGA
- a CDS encoding serine hydrolase codes for MTVVLPDLDPRITWSIRVLDATTAPDPDVLAEHTPDVVCRTASVGKLFLLVEVANRLVSGRLVETDRIDIPDELRVEDSGLLYRMLDQHLTVADAALLVGAVSDNLATNALAHLVGLDAIHAVAGRLGYHDTLMLDYIRNERTPDVPWTTSYGCARELADLALRLGEGPGDTPGAELLSEPVRERVLSWLAADADTSMLADSFLLDPLAHVDPEYQGIVLRHKTGSVDTARIEVGHVAGPAGRIAYAMAANWGDDDGDLRAVAIDAMRAVGEQIRAHITRLTRAGERLDQTVGETR; via the coding sequence ATGACCGTTGTTCTGCCCGATCTGGACCCCCGCATCACCTGGTCGATCCGGGTACTGGATGCCACCACTGCGCCCGATCCGGATGTGCTGGCCGAGCACACCCCCGATGTCGTGTGCCGCACCGCCAGCGTGGGCAAACTCTTCCTCCTGGTCGAGGTGGCGAACCGTCTGGTTTCCGGAAGGCTCGTCGAGACCGACCGGATCGACATCCCCGACGAACTGCGGGTGGAGGACTCGGGCCTGCTCTACCGGATGCTCGACCAGCACCTCACGGTCGCCGACGCCGCCCTGCTGGTGGGCGCGGTGAGCGACAACCTGGCCACCAACGCCCTGGCCCACCTGGTGGGCCTCGACGCGATCCACGCGGTCGCCGGGCGCCTCGGTTACCACGACACCCTGATGCTCGATTACATCCGCAACGAGCGCACCCCCGACGTCCCGTGGACCACCTCCTACGGCTGCGCCCGGGAACTGGCCGATCTGGCCCTGCGGCTCGGCGAGGGACCCGGGGACACTCCGGGTGCTGAGCTTCTTTCGGAGCCGGTGCGCGAACGGGTGCTGTCCTGGCTGGCGGCTGACGCCGACACCTCGATGCTGGCCGACTCCTTCCTGCTCGACCCGCTGGCCCACGTGGACCCCGAGTACCAGGGCATCGTGCTGCGTCACAAGACCGGATCGGTGGACACCGCCCGCATCGAGGTGGGTCATGTGGCGGGCCCGGCGGGGCGGATCGCCTATGCGATGGCCGCCAACTGGGGCGATGACGACGGCGACCTGCGGGCCGTCGCGATCGATGCGATGCGGGCGGTGGGGGAGCAGATCCGCGCCCACATCACCCGTCTGACCCGTGCCGGCGAGCGGCTGGATCAGACCGTGGGGGAGACCCGATGA